One window of Novosphingobium sp. P6W genomic DNA carries:
- the cysS gene encoding cysteine--tRNA ligase, translating into MTDASNLTLFNSLTRQLEPFKPVHQGEARVYTCGPTVYNYPHIGNMRAYVFADVLGRTLSHKGYKLTHVINITDVGHLTDDADAGEDKMEKMARVAAQSIWDIAAHYTKAYWADIAALNIRQPAKWSIATDYVPQMIEFAEKIAPNHCYEIESGLYFDVSTVADYGRLARAVTDEGEGRIEAVDGKRNAADFAIWRKTPPGEERQMEWDSPWGPGAPGWHLECSVMSGDLLGFPFDIHTGGIDHREIHHPNEIAQNQAFCCTNGLDVPANSGAKVWMHNNFLVERSGKMSKSSGEFLRLQLLIDKGYHPLGYRMMCLQAHYRSELEFSWEGLAAALVRLKRMIIVAERLVDVEAGEAAHPKLAPMLETFEKAIGEDLNTAIALTALEEVLAAKKVDPSAKRAAVETMDAVLGFDLFGISRADLRLRPKTAAITEAEIDDVLARRKQARAEKDFAASDALRDELAAKGVEAMDGDPLGWEWKLG; encoded by the coding sequence ATGACCGACGCATCCAACCTGACGCTGTTCAACAGCCTGACCCGCCAGCTTGAGCCGTTCAAGCCCGTCCATCAGGGCGAGGCGCGCGTTTATACCTGCGGGCCAACGGTCTACAACTATCCCCACATCGGCAACATGCGCGCCTACGTCTTTGCCGACGTGTTGGGGCGGACGCTGAGCCACAAGGGCTACAAGCTCACCCACGTCATCAACATCACCGATGTCGGCCACCTGACCGACGACGCCGATGCCGGCGAGGACAAGATGGAGAAGATGGCGCGCGTGGCTGCGCAGTCGATCTGGGATATCGCCGCGCACTATACGAAGGCTTACTGGGCCGACATCGCCGCGCTTAATATCCGGCAGCCTGCGAAGTGGTCGATCGCTACCGATTACGTGCCGCAGATGATCGAATTTGCAGAGAAGATCGCGCCAAACCACTGCTACGAAATCGAAAGTGGCCTTTATTTCGATGTCTCGACCGTAGCGGACTACGGCCGGCTCGCGCGGGCGGTGACGGACGAAGGGGAGGGCCGCATCGAAGCTGTAGATGGTAAGCGCAACGCCGCTGACTTCGCGATCTGGCGCAAGACACCGCCGGGTGAGGAACGCCAGATGGAATGGGATTCGCCCTGGGGTCCGGGCGCGCCCGGCTGGCACCTAGAATGCTCGGTGATGAGCGGCGACCTGCTGGGCTTCCCGTTCGACATCCACACAGGCGGCATCGATCACCGCGAGATCCATCACCCCAACGAGATTGCCCAGAACCAGGCGTTCTGCTGCACCAATGGCCTCGACGTTCCTGCTAATTCGGGCGCCAAGGTGTGGATGCACAACAATTTTCTCGTCGAACGCTCAGGTAAGATGAGCAAGTCTTCGGGGGAATTCTTGCGGTTGCAACTGCTGATCGACAAGGGTTATCACCCGCTGGGCTACCGCATGATGTGCCTTCAGGCGCATTACCGCAGCGAGCTGGAGTTCAGCTGGGAAGGCCTCGCCGCCGCGCTTGTGCGCCTCAAGCGCATGATTATCGTCGCCGAGCGCCTCGTCGACGTGGAAGCGGGCGAAGCGGCGCACCCCAAGCTCGCGCCGATGCTCGAGACGTTCGAGAAGGCGATCGGCGAAGACCTCAACACGGCCATCGCCCTCACTGCGCTGGAGGAGGTGCTCGCGGCGAAGAAGGTCGATCCATCCGCCAAGCGCGCGGCAGTCGAAACGATGGATGCAGTGCTCGGCTTCGACCTGTTCGGTATTTCGCGCGCCGATTTGCGCCTGCGTCCCAAGACGGCTGCAATCACCGAAGCGGAGATCGACGATGTGCTGGCCCGCCGCAAGCAGGCCCGTGCCGAGAAGGACTTCGCGGCTTCCGACGCCCTGCGCGATGAACTTGCCGCCAAGGGCGTCGAAGCGATGGACGGCGATCCGCTCGGCTGGGAGTGGAAGCTGGGCTGA